A genomic region of Candidatus Limnocylindrales bacterium contains the following coding sequences:
- a CDS encoding phosphoribosyltransferase family protein yields the protein MIFVDFKKYHDDIFRLCKMIVESGESFDFVIGIARGGLPPSFFISKALKAPIALMISKRYPDESKGQAPILQKPIFSKHLASLDKIQGQGILVDDLVDGGETLIYGMEYLQKEYPGIQLKTAVLYKKTHSRITPDFYVEELPPEWITFFYDEEKFWNKGP from the coding sequence ATGATCTTCGTAGACTTCAAAAAATATCATGATGATATCTTTCGGCTTTGTAAGATGATCGTGGAAAGTGGAGAATCCTTTGATTTCGTCATAGGAATTGCCCGTGGAGGTCTGCCGCCCAGTTTTTTTATCTCTAAAGCTTTAAAAGCCCCCATCGCTTTGATGATCAGCAAGCGGTACCCCGACGAATCCAAAGGTCAGGCTCCCATTCTCCAAAAACCGATTTTTAGCAAACATTTGGCCAGCCTGGATAAAATCCAGGGACAGGGAATTTTGGTCGATGATCTGGTAGATGGCGGAGAAACTTTAATCTATGGTATGGAATATCTTCAGAAGGAATATCCTGGAATTCAATTAAAAACCGCGGTTTTATATAAAAAAACCCACTCTCGGATTACTCCGGATTTTTACGTTGAAGAACTCCCTCCCGAATGGATTACCTTTTTTTATGATGAAGAAAAGTTCTGGAACAAAGGACCATGA
- a CDS encoding nucleotidyltransferase family protein — protein MLISAILLAAGESRRMGELKQLLPFREKTVIEQSIDNLLNSQVDKILVVLGYEWKRILEKIQHLPVTIVVNENYRRGMLSSIQCGLQVLSESNQAILVMLGDQPHIPSSVIDQLIEAYRQGTHGIIIPKYEGRRGHPVLLDGKYREEILKTDPANPLGLNHIVRSHPEDILEISVTVPAIIQDMDTPEDYIRIKDER, from the coding sequence GTGTTGATTTCTGCTATTTTGCTCGCAGCCGGTGAATCCCGAAGAATGGGAGAGTTAAAGCAACTTCTTCCTTTTAGGGAAAAGACCGTGATCGAACAGAGTATTGACAATCTCCTAAACTCTCAAGTGGATAAAATTTTGGTCGTCTTGGGTTATGAATGGAAGCGAATTTTGGAAAAAATTCAGCATTTACCCGTGACCATTGTCGTGAATGAAAATTACCGCCGGGGGATGCTCTCTTCCATCCAGTGTGGCCTTCAGGTTTTATCGGAGTCGAACCAGGCTATCCTGGTCATGCTGGGGGATCAACCCCATATTCCTTCCTCTGTGATTGACCAACTCATCGAAGCTTATCGGCAGGGAACCCACGGAATTATTATCCCCAAATACGAAGGGAGGCGGGGCCATCCTGTTCTCCTGGATGGGAAATATCGGGAGGAAATTTTAAAGACCGATCCTGCTAATCCTCTTGGACTTAACCACATAGTTCGATCTCATCCCGAAGATATACTGGAAATTTCTGTAACGGTTCCGGCTATTATCCAGGATATGGATACCCCCGAGGATTATATCAGGATAAAAGATGAGAGATGA